Proteins encoded by one window of Paenibacillus sp. DCT19:
- the ilvA gene encoding threonine ammonia-lyase IlvA: protein MKPVEPTGTMSPGHVGVGMEDIVRAHHVLREVIVRTPLQRDAVLSAKYNCNVYLKREDLQVVRSFKIRGAYNMIRSLTPAEMEKGIVCASAGNHAQGVAFSCNALGIHGKIFMPSTTPNQKVKQVRRFGGSNVEVVLIGDTYDDAYAEAMRACDEQGMTFIHPFDQPKIIAGNGTVAMEIMESLDENADYVFVTIGGGGLAAGVGTYMKTVSPETRIIGVEPLGAASMSEAMFRKQVVTLDDIDKFVDGAAVKRVGDLTYNICSGTLDDIVKVPEGKACTTILELYNENAIVVEPAGSLAVAALDQYREQIAGKTVVCVISGGNNDIDRMQEIKERSLIYEGLKYYFMVNFPQRAGALREFLEEVLGPDDDITRFEYTKKHDKENGPALVGIELLHKEDYQPLIERMNRKGIAYTELNKNLNLFNMLI, encoded by the coding sequence ATGAAACCAGTTGAACCAACGGGTACCATGAGTCCCGGACATGTCGGTGTTGGCATGGAAGATATCGTACGCGCACATCATGTGCTGCGTGAAGTCATTGTACGGACACCTCTACAGCGGGATGCTGTATTGTCGGCCAAATATAATTGTAATGTGTATTTAAAAAGAGAAGACCTTCAAGTCGTACGTTCCTTTAAAATTCGGGGCGCTTATAATATGATTCGCAGCCTTACTCCGGCAGAGATGGAGAAAGGTATTGTCTGTGCAAGTGCAGGAAACCATGCGCAAGGTGTGGCTTTCTCATGTAATGCACTTGGAATCCACGGCAAAATCTTCATGCCGAGCACGACACCGAATCAAAAGGTAAAGCAGGTACGTCGTTTTGGAGGCAGCAATGTTGAAGTGGTGCTGATTGGAGACACGTATGACGATGCATATGCTGAAGCGATGCGTGCATGTGATGAACAAGGGATGACGTTCATTCATCCGTTCGACCAGCCGAAGATTATTGCAGGCAATGGAACAGTGGCGATGGAAATTATGGAGAGCCTTGATGAAAATGCCGATTATGTATTCGTAACGATTGGCGGAGGCGGCCTGGCTGCTGGCGTTGGAACATATATGAAGACAGTAAGTCCAGAAACGCGCATTATCGGTGTTGAACCGCTTGGTGCAGCTTCGATGAGTGAAGCGATGTTCCGCAAACAAGTGGTTACACTGGATGACATTGATAAATTTGTGGATGGTGCAGCCGTTAAACGGGTCGGTGATCTGACCTACAATATCTGTAGTGGAACGCTCGACGATATTGTGAAGGTTCCGGAAGGTAAGGCTTGTACAACCATCCTGGAGCTATACAATGAAAATGCAATTGTTGTTGAACCTGCCGGCTCACTGGCGGTTGCTGCACTGGATCAGTACCGTGAGCAGATCGCAGGAAAGACTGTAGTTTGTGTCATTAGCGGCGGCAATAACGATATTGACCGCATGCAAGAGATCAAAGAGCGTTCCCTGATCTATGAAGGACTGAAGTATTACTTCATGGTTAATTTTCCGCAACGTGCAGGAGCTCTGCGTGAATTCTTGGAAGAAGTTCTTGGTCCGGATGATGATATCACGCGGTTTGAATATACGAAGAAGCATGACAAAGAAAATGGGCCAGCACTGGTGGGAATCGAACTGTTACACAAGGAAGATTACCAGCCATTGATTGAACGGATGAATCGCAAAGGCATTGCCTACACGGAACTAAACAAAAATCTTAATCTGTTCAACATGTTGATCTGA
- a CDS encoding GNAT family N-acetyltransferase, producing MIRPARKEDVDQVIPLLYQAIGDIAYALAGEGEHEEAMLILQQFFVQEDNRISYRNVTVMEQNEVVAGILVAYDGSEADLLDEPIQNRPGRSQDEKFALVKETRPGEYYLDTLSVSEAYQGQGIGRALMAAFEEKGRSLGHKQVSLIVERDNGRALMLYERQGYVKDDVLVIAGHEYSHMVKPV from the coding sequence GTGATCCGACCAGCACGTAAAGAGGATGTGGATCAGGTCATTCCGTTACTGTACCAAGCCATTGGTGACATTGCTTATGCCTTGGCAGGTGAAGGCGAGCATGAAGAAGCAATGCTTATTCTGCAACAGTTCTTCGTGCAAGAGGATAATCGGATCAGCTATCGTAACGTGACGGTCATGGAGCAAAATGAAGTCGTGGCAGGGATTCTAGTGGCATATGACGGCAGCGAAGCAGACCTGCTGGATGAGCCGATTCAGAATCGACCTGGACGTAGCCAGGATGAGAAGTTTGCTTTAGTCAAAGAGACACGTCCGGGTGAGTATTATCTGGATACATTGTCCGTAAGTGAGGCCTATCAGGGGCAGGGGATCGGGCGAGCGCTGATGGCTGCTTTTGAAGAGAAGGGTCGCTCCCTTGGTCATAAGCAAGTATCCCTAATCGTCGAGCGAGATAATGGTCGTGCCTTGATGCTGTATGAACGACAGGGTTACGTCAAGGATGATGTGCTTGTTATTGCAGGTCATGAGTACAGCCATATGGTTAAGCCAGTATAG
- a CDS encoding copper amine oxidase N-terminal domain-containing protein, whose amino-acid sequence MKKVMSALAVSAMLMSALPTSVMDAAARISIYINDAEISSAQAPVMKGGRVLVPLRSIFEGLDAKVQYTNKTKTIKATRGDQEVSLTLGSKVAYINGEAVALDVPANTIKGNTMVPIRFVSEAFGEKVFWNSRMQRVDIKKTEAPPVDDTQYSAWNIYGSVSGSNGDGRDLTVSFTRPTSERAVSAYRVMLVKTRDVNGFNETSATAVPSANYTSITPNGNNPKLTLNAQTRDVNGDLLNSNETYRLYVLTVGNNNNNYKNTLSWSSQTLKLSAVKTAVQSVTSLRAADISDYGDGRDLEINFTQPSNTSNITYYRAFVVKAKDASSFNLAAANKVSNANSTIIYKANTQTMKSQFSSSTRDTSGEIIKNGTAYVVYILSVSTNAATTDNKLSAASASLTLGVNATTAPVITQVKDNSDYGDGRDIQVSFNRSSDESKVSSYRIFVVRNAVSSSFNLTTANNLSSNFYYTVNKTGNNITTTLPSSMKDTSGYNVTNLQDYRIYVLAVGNNGAANILSSSSAVLRLTNNGNAGAVSNLTVADVSDIGDSRDLRVSFTKATDESRVSSYRVFVVPSGNVGSFTLNAANASSYYQQVNKTGGNQTFTLSSGLRDTTGTTIREGVSYRVFVLSVSSSGNSSQNSLSGYSLPITLTKNTALTAPSNVQPKDIGDNGDGRDLQVTFNRSTDETNVSQYRVFVVRANSNFNLGNANALGSSYYRAVGKTGSNLTVNFLRDSKTVDGDAIVNGVDYKVYVLAVSSNNSIANVLSSPSGTIRLTANTAVAQVTGVKVEVKTQGQAGDASDVSITFNKPNDDGIAGYRAFIVPANQVGSFDISSAQGIGSYVTIQKNAAGSVIGLNTGHRDINDKPLTPGQKYAVFILSVSEDNNKRASNLSAASSSFEILAQAPQIVDVNKAAISDFKNTSTESDASYEVSFSTPTDTTGISGYQVFIALATDNLNDSSAISNSNGKLIDANQLATGKIYINLPTNDIAGNALAVGNSYKVYILSLTNDTTKYKSVLSGASNSVELKLAQPTQETPASNTSPAGDTSGTETNPGPTL is encoded by the coding sequence GTGAAAAAGGTGATGTCAGCCTTAGCGGTATCAGCGATGTTGATGTCAGCACTACCAACGTCAGTTATGGATGCTGCTGCGAGAATTAGCATTTATATCAATGATGCAGAGATATCTTCAGCTCAGGCACCTGTAATGAAGGGCGGGCGTGTACTGGTTCCACTAAGATCGATCTTTGAAGGATTGGATGCCAAAGTACAGTATACGAACAAAACCAAAACAATTAAGGCAACGCGTGGCGATCAGGAAGTCTCATTGACGCTGGGGTCCAAAGTTGCTTACATCAACGGAGAAGCTGTAGCGCTGGATGTACCTGCCAATACGATTAAAGGAAATACGATGGTTCCGATTCGATTTGTGAGCGAAGCTTTTGGGGAAAAAGTGTTCTGGAACTCCCGTATGCAGCGGGTAGATATTAAGAAAACGGAAGCACCTCCTGTGGATGATACTCAATATTCAGCATGGAATATTTACGGCTCTGTGTCAGGAAGTAATGGAGATGGGCGCGATCTGACGGTAAGCTTCACACGTCCAACCTCGGAAAGAGCGGTATCAGCCTATCGTGTCATGCTGGTCAAAACCCGTGATGTGAATGGTTTCAATGAGACTTCGGCAACAGCCGTACCATCTGCAAACTATACATCCATTACACCAAATGGCAATAACCCTAAGCTGACACTCAACGCACAGACGCGAGATGTGAATGGAGATCTGTTGAACTCCAATGAAACCTATCGCTTGTATGTACTTACAGTGGGCAATAACAACAACAACTATAAAAATACACTCAGCTGGTCTTCTCAAACGTTGAAATTATCCGCAGTGAAGACAGCAGTTCAATCTGTGACTAGCTTGCGTGCAGCAGATATTAGTGATTACGGCGATGGACGGGACCTGGAGATTAACTTCACACAACCGAGCAATACGTCCAACATTACGTATTATCGTGCGTTCGTGGTGAAAGCGAAGGATGCTTCTTCATTCAACCTAGCTGCAGCGAACAAAGTAAGTAACGCCAACTCTACGATTATCTATAAGGCTAATACACAGACGATGAAGAGCCAGTTCAGCTCATCCACGCGTGATACATCTGGAGAAATCATCAAAAATGGCACAGCCTACGTTGTCTACATTCTGTCCGTGAGCACCAATGCGGCAACAACAGATAACAAACTGTCTGCTGCGTCTGCATCATTAACACTGGGAGTTAATGCTACAACAGCTCCTGTCATTACACAGGTTAAAGATAACTCGGATTATGGAGATGGACGCGATATTCAAGTGAGCTTCAACCGCTCATCGGATGAATCCAAGGTATCGAGCTACCGTATCTTTGTGGTGCGTAACGCTGTATCCAGTAGCTTCAACTTGACTACAGCCAATAACTTATCATCTAACTTCTATTATACGGTGAACAAAACAGGCAATAACATTACGACAACGCTGCCTTCTTCGATGAAGGACACGAGCGGTTATAATGTGACGAACCTGCAGGATTATCGGATCTATGTACTGGCTGTAGGTAACAATGGTGCAGCAAATATATTGTCTTCTTCCTCAGCTGTGCTGAGATTGACGAACAACGGAAACGCAGGCGCGGTAAGTAACCTGACAGTTGCCGATGTAAGTGACATTGGAGATAGCCGGGATCTACGGGTTTCATTTACCAAAGCTACAGACGAATCAAGAGTATCATCGTACCGCGTGTTCGTTGTTCCTTCTGGTAATGTAGGCAGCTTCACACTGAATGCAGCGAATGCTTCATCTTACTACCAACAAGTTAACAAAACAGGAGGTAATCAGACCTTCACACTTTCTTCTGGTCTACGGGATACCACGGGTACAACCATTAGAGAAGGTGTAAGCTACCGTGTGTTTGTTCTATCGGTAAGCAGCAGTGGGAACTCTAGCCAGAACTCATTGTCCGGTTATTCTCTGCCGATTACACTTACCAAAAATACTGCGCTGACTGCGCCATCCAATGTTCAGCCTAAAGATATTGGGGATAATGGTGACGGCAGAGATTTGCAAGTCACGTTTAATAGATCGACGGATGAGACGAATGTAAGCCAATATCGCGTTTTTGTAGTAAGAGCGAATAGTAATTTCAATCTGGGAAATGCCAATGCACTGGGTAGTTCTTATTATAGAGCTGTTGGTAAAACAGGATCAAACCTAACCGTTAACTTCTTAAGAGATTCTAAGACAGTCGATGGTGACGCAATAGTTAATGGTGTGGACTATAAAGTCTACGTACTGGCAGTGAGTAGTAACAACTCCATTGCTAATGTGCTGTCTTCTCCATCAGGAACCATTAGATTGACAGCCAATACTGCGGTTGCTCAAGTGACTGGTGTTAAGGTAGAGGTGAAAACGCAAGGTCAAGCAGGGGACGCTTCAGATGTTTCTATAACCTTTAACAAGCCAAATGATGATGGAATTGCTGGATATAGAGCATTTATCGTACCTGCAAATCAAGTGGGATCATTTGATATCAGTTCTGCGCAGGGAATTGGGAGTTATGTTACAATCCAAAAAAATGCTGCGGGTAGCGTAATCGGGTTGAACACTGGACATAGGGATATTAATGATAAACCACTTACTCCTGGTCAGAAATATGCAGTGTTCATTTTGTCCGTATCAGAAGATAATAATAAACGTGCTTCTAATCTGTCTGCTGCTTCCAGTAGCTTTGAAATTTTAGCTCAAGCTCCTCAAATTGTAGATGTCAATAAAGCTGCGATAAGTGATTTTAAAAATACCAGTACAGAATCCGATGCAAGTTATGAAGTATCATTTAGTACACCAACAGATACAACTGGGATTTCTGGATATCAAGTATTCATTGCTTTAGCTACAGACAATCTCAATGACTCATCAGCAATTTCAAATTCTAATGGTAAACTTATTGATGCTAATCAGCTTGCGACAGGCAAAATTTATATAAATTTACCTACAAACGATATCGCTGGCAATGCGCTTGCGGTTGGGAATTCATACAAAGTGTATATTTTGTCCCTTACTAACGATACAACGAAATATAAAAGTGTTCTTTCTGGGGCATCTAATTCAGTTGAGTTGAAATTAGCTCAGCCAACACAAGAAACACCTGCATCGAATACTTCACCAGCTGGAGATACATCGGGAACAGAAACTAATCCTGGCCCCACACTATAA
- a CDS encoding AraC family transcriptional regulator → MYERNDGMLAFRLTGLPDSRLPLYLYCVGTHEEKPQIRPDGFPVYQLFLSRTGMGKLKILGKGDWSVNAGQMFVIEPEVAYEHMPHSKSGWELGYIGIGGESAGSVLHAAGLSRSEPRNLKDMEQFWLRMTDIWNALDQGCTDGWNNSALIYQLILDIARCRVSHEEASSLNGSSSPVNAVARENDPGSEAFARAIELMHVHYQEDLLLKHVAEAVGYSVQHLNRLFHQKHGVTGHQYMQRLRLQKASKWLQDHPQSSVKEAAEMIGMEVNYFIRMFKREFGETPVKKSNSAIS, encoded by the coding sequence ATGTACGAAAGGAATGATGGAATGCTCGCATTTCGCTTGACTGGCTTGCCGGATTCGCGGTTGCCTCTGTATTTGTATTGCGTTGGAACACATGAAGAGAAGCCGCAGATCAGACCTGATGGGTTTCCGGTGTATCAACTGTTTTTGTCACGCACGGGCATGGGGAAATTGAAGATACTCGGTAAGGGAGATTGGTCAGTGAATGCTGGGCAAATGTTTGTGATCGAACCTGAGGTGGCTTATGAGCACATGCCTCATTCCAAATCGGGTTGGGAACTCGGGTATATTGGCATCGGAGGAGAGTCCGCAGGCTCAGTGCTTCATGCCGCTGGGTTGTCACGTTCTGAACCTCGGAATCTGAAGGATATGGAGCAGTTTTGGTTACGAATGACCGATATTTGGAATGCACTGGATCAAGGATGCACAGATGGATGGAACAACTCTGCCTTGATATATCAGCTTATTCTCGATATCGCACGTTGCAGGGTATCTCATGAAGAAGCATCTTCATTAAATGGTAGTTCATCCCCCGTAAATGCTGTAGCGCGGGAGAATGATCCGGGAAGTGAGGCATTTGCTCGTGCCATTGAGTTGATGCATGTACACTATCAGGAGGATCTCTTGTTGAAGCATGTTGCGGAAGCGGTAGGTTACTCTGTACAGCATCTGAATCGTTTATTTCATCAGAAGCATGGGGTAACCGGACATCAGTACATGCAGCGTCTGAGATTGCAAAAAGCGTCCAAATGGCTGCAAGATCACCCTCAATCTAGTGTTAAAGAAGCTGCGGAGATGATCGGCATGGAAGTGAATTATTTTATCCGCATGTTTAAGCGTGAATTCGGGGAGACCCCGGTAAAGAAATCAAACAGCGCAATCAGTTGA
- a CDS encoding DUF1129 family protein encodes MGISYKKLREIQNRQMTELSQMTPDNVKLFNQISSIARNTAADERTQEEWILSAGKEIVQAQKDGRSAQELYGRDLEAAVRSGLDLDEEEDSEASEQPKALEPNRTQTQQQKQPRTPKWYAMIAWASVSFILLIQGGAGLIIGWTDGDIEPFSHISLFSIIVAAVGGIALVEMLRRLAERPDDQGADRNAVPKINLRGIVIYLAVVVLVLFVGYPLRDSLPVFNLAPWVSLVIGIVGLALLRPLFGQKKR; translated from the coding sequence GTGGGAATTTCCTATAAGAAGCTAAGAGAAATACAGAATCGACAAATGACCGAATTGAGTCAAATGACACCTGATAATGTGAAATTATTTAATCAGATTAGCTCCATTGCGAGAAACACAGCTGCGGATGAGAGAACACAAGAAGAGTGGATTTTATCTGCGGGAAAAGAGATCGTTCAGGCGCAAAAGGATGGGCGTTCTGCTCAGGAGTTATATGGAAGGGACCTAGAGGCGGCTGTACGCTCTGGACTTGATCTGGATGAGGAAGAAGATAGCGAAGCCTCCGAACAACCAAAGGCTCTGGAACCGAATCGCACACAGACACAGCAACAGAAACAACCACGCACACCGAAATGGTATGCGATGATTGCCTGGGCATCCGTGTCCTTCATCCTGCTGATTCAGGGCGGAGCGGGATTAATTATCGGTTGGACAGATGGCGATATAGAGCCGTTTAGTCATATTAGCCTTTTCTCAATCATCGTGGCAGCCGTAGGAGGTATTGCTCTTGTCGAGATGCTACGCCGTCTAGCTGAACGGCCAGATGATCAAGGTGCGGACAGAAATGCTGTACCGAAAATTAATTTACGCGGGATTGTTATCTACCTTGCTGTCGTTGTGCTTGTCTTGTTTGTGGGATACCCATTGCGTGACAGCTTGCCTGTGTTTAACCTCGCACCTTGGGTTAGTCTAGTGATTGGTATTGTAGGCTTGGCGTTGTTGCGTCCCCTCTTTGGACAAAAGAAGAGATGA
- a CDS encoding alpha/beta hydrolase, with protein sequence MERQISIRHGEEELTATIHYPVVKDIKEPNHQQRVPLAVICHGFVGSRIGVDRLFVKTARELAEDGYLVLRFDYVGCGESSGEYGAEGLESMIAQTRSVLDYAVNCSDVDPTRVTLIGHSLGGAVALLTAVRDKRVKNLVMWSSVGYPFNDIVKITGREVYDEGVKLGAADYLGYKFTPKFFDSLAEHQPFQEAVKFGGDVLVVHGTSDEIIPVDYAFLYQKVFWMRQEGRCDKEIIFQGDHTFSSGKEREQLISRTREWLGERQKIEQDWQHWMI encoded by the coding sequence ATGGAGCGTCAGATCAGCATTCGCCATGGAGAAGAAGAATTAACAGCCACGATACATTATCCAGTGGTTAAGGACATTAAGGAACCGAACCACCAACAGCGGGTTCCTCTGGCTGTCATCTGCCATGGGTTCGTGGGTAGTCGGATTGGGGTAGATCGTCTTTTTGTGAAAACCGCGCGTGAGCTGGCTGAGGATGGATATCTGGTGCTGCGCTTCGATTATGTCGGCTGTGGGGAGAGCAGTGGCGAGTATGGAGCTGAGGGTCTGGAGTCTATGATTGCTCAAACCCGCTCTGTACTGGACTATGCTGTGAATTGCAGTGATGTAGACCCGACCCGAGTGACGTTGATTGGTCATAGTTTAGGTGGCGCAGTGGCGCTGCTAACAGCTGTTCGTGATAAACGCGTTAAGAATCTCGTGATGTGGTCATCGGTAGGTTATCCGTTCAATGATATTGTGAAAATCACTGGACGGGAAGTATACGATGAAGGCGTGAAGCTCGGTGCGGCTGACTACCTGGGATATAAATTCACACCGAAGTTCTTCGATTCACTGGCAGAACATCAACCTTTTCAAGAAGCTGTCAAATTTGGCGGCGATGTGCTAGTTGTTCATGGAACGTCAGATGAGATCATTCCAGTCGATTACGCATTTCTGTATCAAAAGGTATTCTGGATGCGTCAGGAAGGGCGTTGCGATAAGGAGATTATCTTCCAGGGAGACCACACCTTCTCTTCAGGCAAAGAGCGGGAACAACTGATTAGCCGGACAAGAGAGTGGCTGGGTGAGCGTCAGAAGATTGAACAGGATTGGCAACACTGGATGATCTAA
- a CDS encoding class III extradiol ring-cleavage dioxygenase — protein MTLPALFIAHGSPTLALESSDYTQFLNELGDRLPAPKAIVVFTAHWDCPEPSVTMDESHQTLHDFYGYASAMYNIQYPAAGQTDVASEICALFSRSNLPHRPVQGRGLDHGVWVPLLHMYPEANIPVIAVSVDSLRSPQEQYDIGRMLEQLRHDNVLIIGSGGTVHNLRMLAQDDEPQDWAVEFDDWLGERLQQWNTRELFLYEKKAPHARTAVPSYGMEHLAPLFYAMGTADMSRTAKRLFQSYASGTLSLNCWQFGDGI, from the coding sequence ATGACATTACCCGCACTATTCATTGCGCATGGTTCTCCCACTCTGGCGTTGGAGAGCAGTGACTACACTCAATTTTTGAACGAGCTTGGAGACAGGCTGCCGGCTCCAAAGGCCATCGTTGTATTTACCGCACACTGGGATTGTCCCGAACCTTCGGTGACGATGGATGAATCCCATCAGACCCTGCATGATTTTTACGGATACGCTTCAGCGATGTATAACATACAGTACCCTGCAGCTGGGCAGACCGATGTTGCGAGCGAGATTTGTGCGTTATTCTCACGTAGCAATTTGCCACATCGACCTGTTCAAGGACGCGGGCTGGATCATGGTGTATGGGTGCCACTGCTGCATATGTACCCTGAAGCCAACATTCCGGTTATTGCCGTATCGGTAGACTCGCTGCGTTCCCCACAAGAGCAGTATGATATTGGGCGTATGCTGGAACAGCTCAGGCATGATAACGTGCTCATCATCGGTAGTGGTGGAACGGTTCACAATCTGAGAATGCTGGCACAGGATGATGAGCCACAAGACTGGGCCGTAGAGTTCGATGACTGGCTTGGGGAGCGTCTGCAGCAATGGAATACCAGAGAATTGTTTCTGTATGAAAAAAAAGCTCCTCATGCGCGGACGGCAGTTCCGTCCTATGGCATGGAACATCTGGCACCATTGTTCTACGCGATGGGCACAGCGGATATGTCTCGCACAGCGAAGCGATTATTTCAATCGTATGCCAGCGGCACGTTAAGTTTGAATTGCTGGCAGTTTGGAGACGGCATATAA